Proteins found in one Chlamydia pneumoniae TW-183 genomic segment:
- a CDS encoding lysophospholipid acyltransferase family protein, producing the protein MIFRICKFFTWVAFSLFYKLKVYGVKKNFIKGPAIIAVNHNSFLDPIALHMCVHECIYHLARASLFNIPWLWKQWGCFPVRQDEGNSAAFKIASRLFNKRKKLVIYPEGARSPDGQLQPGKVGIGMMAAKSRVPIIPVYIRGTFEAFNRHQKIPHVWKTITCVFGTPMYFDDIIQNPEIKNKETYQIITNQTMNKIAELKAWYESGCKGDVP; encoded by the coding sequence ATGATTTTCCGCATTTGTAAATTTTTCACGTGGGTAGCTTTTTCTCTTTTCTATAAGCTAAAAGTTTATGGAGTGAAAAAAAATTTTATTAAAGGTCCTGCTATTATTGCAGTAAACCATAATTCTTTTTTAGACCCCATAGCATTGCACATGTGTGTCCATGAGTGTATTTATCACCTAGCACGGGCCTCTTTATTTAATATCCCCTGGTTATGGAAGCAATGGGGGTGTTTTCCCGTGCGTCAAGACGAAGGAAACTCTGCGGCATTTAAAATTGCCTCTCGGCTCTTTAATAAACGAAAGAAGTTAGTGATCTATCCAGAGGGGGCTCGAAGCCCTGACGGTCAACTCCAGCCTGGCAAGGTCGGTATTGGTATGATGGCTGCAAAATCTAGAGTTCCGATCATCCCTGTCTATATTAGGGGAACTTTTGAAGCTTTTAACCGTCATCAAAAAATTCCTCATGTTTGGAAAACGATCACGTGTGTTTTCGGTACTCCCATGTATTTTGATGATATTATTCAAAATCCCGAGATCAAAAATAAAGAAACCTATCAGATCATCACGAATCAAACTATGAACAAAATTGCCGAGCTCAAAGCATGGTATGAATCGGGGTGCAAAGGAGACGTCCCCTAA